In a single window of the Dreissena polymorpha isolate Duluth1 chromosome 3, UMN_Dpol_1.0, whole genome shotgun sequence genome:
- the LOC127874601 gene encoding uncharacterized protein LOC127874601, translating to MEDKDQRQGKIIDNLRNDIEQIKFENQQLKELFSKCEVAIQSLRTTIYDSEYKTKMDETNVSDFEYPNAISFAENMKYSMDMSNVRDNATKQLPLTNRLIKRSANRPTITGRDSKIHTVGTRHAGTDLVAFFATLSIHATNLGVGQNVKFDNIITNVGSAYNQHVGAFAAPVSGVYVFMSTLLSYPGHNEHFKLVRNGNIICYMFVGGLGGGATYDTSAGSFVLFLNKGDVIAVQNVDPGENLYGDSYSYFSGFLLKEFEQDPSIVG from the exons ATGGAAGATAAGGATCAACGACAGGgaaaaataatagataatttgCGCAATGATATTGaacaaattaaatttgaaaacCAACAATTGAAGGAATTATTTTCAAAGTGCGAGGTTGCGATTCAGTCGTTGCGAACTACTATTTACGATTCTGAATATAAAACGAAAATGGATGAAACCAATGTCAGTGATTTTGAATATCCCAACGCCATATCGTTCGCTGAAAATATGAAGTATAGTATGGACATGTCAAATGTTCGCGACAATGCGACAAAACAATTGCCGTTAACCAACCGTCTGATTAAACGCAGCGCAAATAGACCAACAATAACag GTCGTGATTCAAAGATTCATACAGTTGGGACCCGCCATGCAGGGACTGATTTGGTTGCATTCTTTGCTACTCTAAGCATCCACGCCACGAATCTTGGAGTTGGCCAAAATGTGAAGTTTGATAACATCATTACTAACGTTGGCTCGGCATATAATCAGCATGTCGGAGCTTTCGCTGCTCCGGTGTCGGGTGTGTACGTGTTCATGTCAACACTTCTGTCCTATCCTGGGCACAATGAGCATTTCAAGCTGGTCCGCAATggaaatattatttgttatatgtttgttGGCGGACTCGGTGGTGGCGCAACTTACGATACCAGCGCCGGCAGCTTTGTTTTGTTTCTCAACAAAGGCGATGTTATCGCCGTACAAAATGTGGACCCTGGGGAGAACCTCTATGGGGACAGTTACTCGTACTTCTCCGGGTTTCTTCTGAAAGAGTTTGAGCAAGATCCATCTATTGTTGGCTAA